From the genome of Brassica oleracea var. oleracea cultivar TO1000 chromosome C4, BOL, whole genome shotgun sequence:
TTCATTAAAATTAGATCCATTTTTGAATCTTAAAATTCTCAGTTATGTTGTAAGATCTGTGTAATTCAGTTCAGTTTGTTGATCTAGATCTGTACCAAGTTTAGAACTTTGAGCCTAACCAGCCAACAAACATAAACGGCATGACCAGTTTCATTCTCAATAAGTCAGCTGTTGTCTGTAATTGCTAGAGCTTTTGATCATATAACCAGATCCATTGTAAGAAAGTGTACATCTTGAGTTACTGATCTAAGCTTCACTGATTCCTCCATTGTCATATTTTTTTTTTCAGGTGGATGTGAGTAAAGGTTTCATTGACAACGAGGAACATGGCGATGGGGAAGTATTCTCGTGTAGACGGGAAGAAATCATCGAGCTATGGATTAACCATTACCATTGTTTTGATTGTTTCCCTCTGTTTAGTTGGGACTTGGATGTTCACTTCTTCTTGGTCTGCCTCGGATGATTCTGCTGGCTATTCATCTACCGATACTGCAAAAGACGTGGACTCTGTTACTAAGAACGTTGCTGAAGAAAAGAAGGAGGAGAACGAGGCTGTGACTGAGAATAGCCAAGTGAAGACTGAGCCTGAAGAAAGCTCTGGCGAGAAAACTGAGGTGGTCGAGGACAGGAAGGAGAATGGTGATGGAGATGAGGAGAAAGAGAAGATTGTGAAAGAAGTAGAATCCGAAAGCGATGAATCAAAGGAGAAGGTTGTGAAAGAGGTAGAGTCTGAAAGTGATGAGGCAAAGGAGAAAGAGAAAACTCAGCTGGAAGAGAGCACGGAAGAAAACAAATCAGAAGATGGTAATAACGGAACCGAAGAGAACGCTAGTGAAACTGAAGAAAGCACGGAGAAGAGTAACAAGGAAGTCTTTCCAGCTGGTGACCAGGCTGAGATTACAAAAGAGACTACCACTAAAGATGGATCTTGGTCAACACAATTGGTCGAGTCGCAGAACGAGAAGAAAGCACAAGAGTCTTCTGTACCTAAAGACCAACAAAGTAGCTATGAATGGAAGACGTGCAATGTGACTGCTGGACCAGACTACATCCCTTGCCTTGACAACTTGCAAGTCATCAAAAAGCTTCAGTCTACGATGCATTATGAGCACCGCGAGCGTCATTGTCCTGAGGAGTCTCCGCGTTGCCTTGTGTCTCTCCCTGATGGGTATAAGCGATCCATCAAGTGGCCAAACAGCAGAGAAAAGGTGAACTTAGTAACAAAACCGCTTGTTCTCCTTTAAACGATCTGTCATGACATCTGTTCTTATGTTTGTGTGATTGCAGATCTGGTACAACAATGTTCCCCACACCAAGCTTGCAGCGATCAAGGGACATCAAAACTGGGTGAAGATGAGCGGTGAACATCTCACGTTCCCTGGTGGTGGTACTCAGTTTGTGAACGGTGCCCTTCATTACATTGATTTCATCCAAGAGGTAACAGTTTATAGCTTTCTAATTACAAGGCATGCTAAAAATACTGAAGTGATTGTATTTGTTTGCAGTCGTATCCTGCTATTGCGTGGGGAAACAGAACCCGTGTTATATTGGATGTTGGGTGTGGAGTTGCTAGCTTCGGGGGTTTCCTTTTCGAGAGAGACGTGCTTGCATTGTCGTTTGCACCAAAGGATGAGCACGAGGCGCAAGTGCAGTTCGCGCTGGAGCGTGGTATTCCTGCGATGTTGAATGTTATGGGAACCAAAAGATTACCCTTTCCTGGTTCTGTTTTTGACCTTATCCATTGTGCTCGTTGTAGAGTCCCTTGGCATATTGAAGGTAAACTCATTGTGTTCTTTTGTCTTAGTTGTGTTCTAAATGATAATATTGCTTTTGGTTGTTGTTTGATATGAAGGTGGTAAGCTTCTTTTGGAACTGAACCGTGCTTTGAGACCGGGTGGTTTCTTTGTCTGGTCAGCCACTCCTGTCTATAGGAAGAACGAGGAAGATTCTGGTATATGGAAAGGTAGGAAACTTTTTGATCGCTCTCTACCTCAGAATAGGCTTTTGGAATTTGATTTTAACCTTCTTTGTGGTGTTGTAGCAATGTCTGAGCTTACAAAGGCAATGTGCTGGAAGCTGGTGACAATTAAGAAAGACAAACTGAATGAGGTTGGTGCTGCCATATACCAAAAGCCAACTACAAATGAATGCTACAACAAAAGACCTCAAAATGATCCTCCTCTCTGCAAGGACTCCGATGATCAAAACGCAGCTTGGTACTGTGTCCTTACACCCTTTCTCAATTCACTAGTAAAGTGAGAGGCTAACATGTTTGATTTACTGTTTTTAGGAATGTTCCACTTGAGGCATGTATGCATAAAGTGACAGAAGACTCATCAAAGCGAGGAGCATCATGGCCCAACATGTGGCCAGAGAGGCTTGAGACTGCGCCTGAGTGGTTGGATTCTCAGGAAGGTGTTTATGGACCAAGAGAATTTCGCAGTGGACCAAGAGAAGTGGAAGACTGTTGTCTCAAAGTCGTACATTGATGGCATGGGGATAGATTGGTCTAACGTGAGAAACGTGATGGACATGAGAGCAGTCTATGGAGGATTCGCTGCTGCTTTGAAGGATCTGAAGCTATGGGTGATGAACGTGGTTCCTGTGGACGCTCCTGATACGCTTCCGATCATATATGAACGTGGTTTGTTTGGAATCTATCATGACTGGTGTGAATCATTCAACACTTATCCTAGAACTTATGACCTTCTCCATGCTGATCATCTTTTCTCCACCCTGAGGAAGAGGTAGATAATTACATCACCGGTTCCCTTTTCTTCAACTCACAGCTTCTGATCTCATTTAATCAATATAAACCTTTCTCTCCTTTTGCGTTACAGGTGCAAGTTGGAGTCGGTAATGGCTGAAGTGGATCGGATTCTGAGGCCAGAGGGAACTTTCATCATAAGAGACGACATGGAGACAATAGGGGAGGTTGAGAAGATGGTGAAGTCTATGAAATGGGAGGTGAAAACTACACAGTCTAAAGACAATGAAGGCTTGCTTTCGATTAAGAAGTCATGGTGGCGTCCTACACAAACTGAGACAATCAAATCGGCAATAGCTTAAAGACAAGTCAGAAAAGCATCACACTTGAGTATAGTTGCATTCATGTTTGGTTCTTTCAGGCCTTCACAAGGCTCTTGCTTATCAAATTTAATTATTAGTTTATTACTTGTATTCCTTTGCGCTGAAAAAGTTGCATACGTAAACTCTTGAACACAAGTTCTTTTGAAATCATTTGCCTCTTTCGAATCTTGTATGTCTGAATAGAGTAAAGGTCGCATGTTTGATTGGTAATGTGATTAAATAATCACAATATGGTAAAACATTAAGAAAAGATAATGTTGATCAACAAAACTGTCAGAATCACAAAAGATGGCTCAAGTATGAATCTGAAACAAAAGCTACATGTCTGCGAAGAAAGCTCTGTTGTCCACTGGATTTGCTTTGCTTTTTGTTTTCCTCTTGCTACCTGTACAAGAAATTTGTTCTCATGCGAGAGAGGTTCAAGTGAGGTTTAACACGAAACAGTTAGAAACACTCATTCTACACAAAAGTATAATAAATAGTTAACATGGTGTAACACACTGTTAATTTAAAGAGCAGAGAAGTCTAAGATACCGAGATCTTCGATAGGGAACTCGTGAGACCCAATTGGCTTGTATGATTCTGTTGGGCAGTGCCAGTATTCCAACGAGAAAAAAATGCAAATATAATTTGAATGAATTAAGTAGCGAAGATAAACAGTATAGAGCCTTCTCTCATGGAAGAAAGAGTGTTTGTTTACGTTACCTCCTAATTATTCCATTATCACATCCAGTGATAAGCCTCTCCTCGTCGTAAAATAATCAAAACTATACTAAAAGGAGAATAAGAAACCTTCTTAGCTATGCCACGTCAGATCAGAAAATCAACCAATCAAATTCGTCTTTACTGCCATGTCATCAGCCGAGTCAACAAAGAAACCCTACGTTTATGTTAAAAAATAAACCGTACGTTCCTCTGCATAGCTTCCGGCTCCGTTGAACACAGACGGTTTCAAGGGCAGGATGTCGGGATTTCGCCATGCCGGTGTGTCCAAGATCGGCGTTAGATCCATCACCTGTTACCGCCAGATCCGCCGCCTACGGAGTTGTCCCGCGGCCTTAAACGGTGGCTCCGAAACAGAGACCAACTCCGAAACCCTAGCTTCACGGATCTGCTCAAGCCTCCAATCGTCGCTTAGGTCTGAGAATCACAAGCTGACGCACTCCCAAGACGGCGGGGAATAAGCTGGACCGAAGAGAAACAAACGAGAGGGAACCGCCATCCCTCACCGCAGATCCGTCGACACCATCTCCGTCCAGCTACGACCTCTGAACTTCATCACTGAATCTGAAACGGTACAAGTTATGTGTTTTTCGTGTGGTGTTCCTTATTAATTCAATCTCCATCAATCATCACTCATTTTCGCCAAAGTATCTTCTGATTAGTCAATTATAGCAGTGGATCTCCCAGATTCCTTTTATCTCGGTAAGTTCTTATTTGTTTATTCCTACAAATCTACTTCTACTTCCTGTGTCCATTTGTTTTCTTGATCTTACGGCTCCTTTGTTAAATTATGTCATAAATGATGAATCTTTTTCTTCTTATTGAAGACATCACTAAGCATATATATTTACTATATCTTTACCAATGTTAGCATATGTATGTATCTGATCTTATTGTCTTGATTCTGGTTGTTTATTTGTTTTTTTTAAAGCGTTTTCAGCGGTACTCATACCAGCCACCGTGATAACTATCTCACTGGTGTCTCTGTTGGGGACTGTCCACGTTTAGGGTACATCAAAGTTTAGAAATTTAACGGAGTCATTGCATATACACTTGGTGGAGTGCAGTCCCGCGTTGCAGAAACTTCAGCACCAGAACCTGAAGTGCACAGATGAAAGTAGTTCGGAGAAGAAAGCTATAAGTTCACTAGCTGGGACACCTGTGCACTGGCACGCTACTCTTGAAGAGGTACCATTAGGAGGTATGCATGTTTGTTACATTTACTTATTGAGAATCTCTTATGAGGCTCTTGGCTTAATATAGCAACAGTCAACGTCGTAAGCAATGAAAAATATGATGATCTGCATCGTTCCTCATTGTATCTATTGTTCTCTTTTGCTTGCATTGGCAGTACCAACAATAATCATAGCTCATGAGTTCTATGATGCTCTTCCAGTTCATCAGTTTCAGGTTTGTGTGATTTGCAATATAGTCTTCTCATTTTTCCAGCTTGTGCTTCTCTTTCTGGCTATTTTCTATGTTCTGTGTATGTTGCTTTCAAAGCAGTTCATCTTGAAGAAACAACATGAAGCTGTGAGATGCTTTCCCTTTTAGTTCCTATATAATGGTCTTTCTTTTTCCATTGCTGGTCATTCTAAATGGTTTCCTTATCCAGATCCAGAAGCAACAAGGTCAGTCTTACGCACCTATTGAGGAGACGGATGAGAGTCTTCATGTAGCGACAAGCGGAGGATCACATGGGCACGGGGAGTTTGAATTCGGCGAGATCTTTGTGCATCAGTTTTTTCACACCATAGAATTTTTTGCTTAGATCTGTTTCCAACACCTCTTCTTACCTGCGTATATGGGCTCTCAGATATCTATCTAATCATGGAGTAGTAGGAAGCTACTATATATATTACTCATGGCTTAACTATATCAATCATCCTTTGTGTGTATTGCAGTCTTGCACACTCGGAGATATCGTCAGTCTTCTATGAGACTATGAGAAGGTCGTCCTTCTCGCTTGGGGTATGCGCATCCTCTCATTCTCTCTCTCTCTCTTAGTCTAACTAATATTAGCAAATCAACTAATCGATCTTTGTTTTTTCATTAAAATAAACAGGTACAACAATGTGTTGATCCTGATCGTTGGGATCATTGTTTTCATATTGTGGGATTGCTGCTGGTGATAGAGACACTGAGCACGTTCCTTCGCGCACTGCGTCTCCACTTGGTGGAGTTTCAGAACAAATTCTACGCTCATTTCTCTTTCGTTCTCACCGGAAACGAAGACGATTGATAGGGATGAATGATTGTTCCATTCCCCTCCCATTCTCTGCAAAATTTGCATATATAAAAAAGGAACGAGACAAACCAAGTTTTATTTATTTTCTGCGAATATATTTTTCCCCTTCCATATTCAGGGTGGGCGGAATTAAATATGTTTATTTTGTTTGCCTGTCTGGAGATTAGATTTTTTTAAACAACAGTGGAGAAGGGGCTAATGGAATTTGTACGAGGTAAACTCATTTGTTGATGTGTTTGTTTGGAGTTAAATACGTGAGGATTTGTTTCCACTTACTATACAGTTCATCTACTGAAAATTGTTTGTCAATAAGGAATCAAATACTCGACAAATCACTTTTCTTTATCGAGATAACACAACTTCTAGAATCTCTAACAGTTTGTTTGGACTTGGTGTTGTTGTCTGCAGGCACAATCCTTTTTGCGAGAGTGAATCCTTTTTGATGAGGTCCTATAACAAATTAAGGTACTTTAACTAAGTTCTCTCTTTGATCAAAAAAAAAAAAAACTAAGTTCTCTCTTACAAACAAATAGAAAGTAAACTAGAATAATGATTTGTTTCAGAATTTACAATTTTGCTTATCTAAATACAGGTGAGAGCCTGAGAGAGTTTGACATATTAACTTTGCTTAGGGCTTTTTTTTTTTCATCTATTTTAGGAGTTGAATAATATTTTGACAGACTTGAGTGTGCCAGTCTTTACTTATGAGATATTATGTGTGTTGAGCCAAATAAAATGTGTTTTGGTTCTTTACACGTGATTGAATATTTCTCTTTTTTTTTTTACATTTTGTGTGGAAGTACATTTGCTTATTGTTAGCTTGAGGTTCAGTTTCTGATGTCACTCAGATCACAATGGAATAATATATAACATTTCAGATTTGCATATTTGAATTTTTTTGCAGCAAATTAAACATATTGACTGGTCTTATACAAAAACAAATTTCTCTATTCAAATAGAAACATTAGATTTCTTCAGGTGCAAAAAACTGATGTGGTGTGAAATTTGTTGTTTATGATCTGTTTTTTAACGTAAAATGTACATTTAGTAGTCACACAGTAAGTTAAGGTGATCAACCTTCTCTCATTTTCAGTTACCACAATTGGTTAAGAATGGATTAGAAATAATATATTCAAATTTAAACGATTTTGTAATTGTCATAGTGGTAAAAAATAAAAAAAAGGAATATCTAAATTAGATTTCTTACATTAATCAATTTATTTATTTTTATGTGTTAAAATGTTGTTTGGAAATCATATCCTAACTTTAATTAGGAAGAAGTTAAAAATTTATGAATGGTGCTATTGTTAAAAATTCTTAAAAAAAAACGGAGTTTGTCAATAAAATCGTACCACAAGTTATGTAAGTTTGTTTGAATATCTAAAAATTAAGACATGGAAGGAGTCATTGGATATCAATACAGAGATTCATGTTTTGCCTCTATATGCATAATTAATATATATATATAAACATACCTGAAGCGAAAAATAAATAGTTATTGATTAAATGAAAAGAAGTTTCACATCAAATTTGTAGAAACATAGATATAAAGCAGCTTAAGAAACATAAGTGATCACTAAATTACATATTAGCTTAAAATTTGTAAAATCTTACAATATTTATTTAAAAATGTTTGCTATAATAACGTCTCCTTCCATATATATTAACAATCATGCGTACTCAGTTGCGGTAACAAAGAACATATGAAAATAATCCTATGAAAAGAAAAATGAGAAAACTCTATTTTGAACTAAATGCTTTAAAGTCATAAAAAATGGATAGAGAGATATGTAATCTCCATAAATGTGCAGAGCAATGTGTAGAAACTACATGACATTATTTTGTCAATGCAAAAAGATACAATTTTGACAAGAATATGAAAACGGATCACAGTATAACCCCAACATAAGAATACAACCCAATTTCATAACAACATACACACCTAGGATATTATTTTCTTAACTTAAACTCCAGAAAAGTCTACATAAAAAGTTCATCAATCACAACAATGCTAAACAACAATGTCAAATGTTGATCTTAAGATTATTTAAGTTTATGAATGCTTTTCCATATTTAGAGTGAAAGCTATAAGCACAAAATATGATTTTTTTTAAGACGACACGTATTAGATGACATACATTTAGATGACTATTAAACTATATTATTATTTTACAACACATTGTAACAGTTTTAGTGTCACTTTTAAGTATTATAGCGAATCTTATTTTGAATCTCATATGATCCAGTCAAGAGAGGTCATGTTAAATCCTCGCATTTTCCCTTGGTTTCATGACATAACTAATGATATAATTTCAAGATTACTATGGTTGGAGTCTTGAACATGTTATTCCAAGGAGGAATATACAAAGTGTTACGTGCGAGAATAGGGCATCACTCCTACATTGATGTGGCTGGTCCAGCTTGGTTGCAGTCAATGCTTGCTCAAGAAAGCGGAAATGCTTGAAACCCGTATCTACCATCAAACATCTACCAACAACATCATATGAAGCAGGTAAAAGAATATACACACACGATGTAAGAGTTTATTTAGAGATACTGGTGATTCCATGATTACAAACAATTTTGAATTCATACGCGCCGGAATACCACTAGTCATGTACTAAAAGGTGAATATGGAGTGTTTCTAGCCTGTCCACGTAAGCTAATATATTTGACCAATCAAAACATTCCAATAATACACGCCGGCAAAAAAATCGGGTAGCAGATCTCTAGCTTACGTACGGACTATGTTTGATGGGCTTCTCCGGTTCGTGTTGGGCTTTGCTACCCAGTTCGAATAAAAAAAAACTTCAACGCAAGACGGATAACACGAGGCCTCTACTCTTCTCGCTCTTCGTCTTCACCTTTCTTCACCATCGTTTCAGTTTTCCCGATCCAGAACTCCACAATCAATACTCCACTACA
Proteins encoded in this window:
- the LOC106342184 gene encoding LOW QUALITY PROTEIN: probable methyltransferase PMT25 (The sequence of the model RefSeq protein was modified relative to this genomic sequence to represent the inferred CDS: inserted 2 bases in 1 codon) — encoded protein: MAMGKYSRVDGKKSSSYGLTITIVLIVSLCLVGTWMFTSSWSASDDSAGYSSTDTAKDVDSVTKNVAEEKKEENEAVTENSQVKTEPEESSGEKTEVVEDRKENGDGDEEKEKIVKEVESESDESKEKVVKEVESESDEAKEKEKTQLEESTEENKSEDGNNGTEENASETEESTEKSNKEVFPAGDQAEITKETTTKDGSWSTQLVESQNEKKAQESSVPKDQQSSYEWKTCNVTAGPDYIPCLDNLQVIKKLQSTMHYEHRERHCPEESPRCLVSLPDGYKRSIKWPNSREKIWYNNVPHTKLAAIKGHQNWVKMSGEHLTFPGGGTQFVNGALHYIDFIQESYPAIAWGNRTRVILDVGCGVASFGGFLFERDVLALSFAPKDEHEAQVQFALERGIPAMLNVMGTKRLPFPGSVFDLIHCARCRVPWHIEGGKLLLELNRALRPGGFFVWSATPVYRKNEEDSGIWKAMSELTKAMCWKLVTIKKDKLNEVGAAIYQKPTTNECYNKRPQNDPPLCKDSDDQNAAWNVPLEACMHKVTEDSSKRGASWPNMWPERLETAPEWLDSQEGVYGXQENFAVDQEKWKTVVSKSYIDGMGIDWSNVRNVMDMRAVYGGFAAALKDLKLWVMNVVPVDAPDTLPIIYERGLFGIYHDWCESFNTYPRTYDLLHADHLFSTLRKRCKLESVMAEVDRILRPEGTFIIRDDMETIGEVEKMVKSMKWEVKTTQSKDNEGLLSIKKSWWRPTQTETIKSAIA
- the LOC106338048 gene encoding uncharacterized protein LOC106338048; its protein translation is MSGFRHAGVSKIGVRSITCYRQIRRLRSCPAALNAGPKRNKREGTAIPHRRSVDTISVQLRPLNFITESETWISQIPFISGTSKFRNLTESLHIHLVECSPALQKLQHQNLKCTDESSSEKKAISSLAGTPVHWHATLEEVPLGVPTIIIAHEFYDALPVHQFQVCVICNIVFSFFQLVLLFLAIFYVLCMLLSKQFILKKQHEAIQKQQGQSYAPIEETDESLHVATSGGSHGHGEFEFGEIFVHQFFHTIEFFA